The sequence ATCGTGGACGGGCAAGCGCACCGCGTGAGGCGCGGCGATGTCTTCCGCCTCGAACCCGGCGAGGCCCACGACATCATCAACGACACCGCCGCGGACACCCGCGTCATCTTTATCAAGTGCCCCTACCTGCCCAACGACAAGGAGGCGGCGTGAGCATCCTCCGCCGCAGACACTGTGGGCGCGCTCGGATCACGCCCGAGGCTCGCCCGCCGGTCGTCAGGCGGGGCGAGCGTGCCACATGTAGTTTCAGATGGCTGGCATGTCCAGGAGATAGCGACACACCATGAGACCATTCAGACCGCCGCTCTTCGGCGAGGCGCCGATCCGCGCCTCCCACCTCATCCAGCTCGACTACTACACGGACACGCGCAACTTCATCCACATGTGGCTGCCCGAGTCCTATGGCGGCTCGTTCCTGCTTGCCCGCACCGAGGACCGCCGCTTCCACACCGAGGGCGACACGCTGGTAACGACGTTCGAGATGCCGGACCGTTTTCGTCTGCGCGGGGAGGTCTATCCGATCGAGGACGGGGTCGGCCTGCGGTTGGCGGTGACCAACGTGGGGTCCGCCGAGCTGCCGGCGGGGCCGGCTGGGGTCTGCATCCAGTTCGCGGCCGCGCCCTCCTTCGCCGACTCGGCCCTCGAGCGCTACTTCTATGTCGCGGGGGGTGAGATCGTTTTCGTCAAGCCGCCCTTTGCGAACAACGAGAATTACGTCTGGTTCTACGGAACGGCCCCCTCCCCGCAGTTCATCCATAACCCCGAGCCTGATTATCCGTTCATCGGCCTCGCCAGCAAGGACGGGCGCTGGGCGGCCGGCCACGCCTTCGACACGGCGCGCGGGATCGGCGGCAACTGCCACCCGTGCATTTCCTGCCTCCACGCCGGGCCGAACTTCGACGCCATCGAGCCGGGGCAGACCGCGGTCTCGGAGGGCGTACTCTACCTCATGCCCGGCAGTGCCGCGGACTGCGCCGCGCGGTTTGAGAGGGAGTTCCGCTGCGGGTAGGCCGCCCCATTGGGCGCGCCCCGATTACCTCACGGCAGGAGCGCCACCTTGACCACGATCTTGCGAACCGGGTCATCGGAGTCGAGCCGGCAGCCCGGCATGTGGGCATCCTCGGGATAGAACACCGCGAAGCAACCGGCCGACAGTGCGATCGGCGTGTAGCGGGCGGGTTGGGCGTAGACCGCGATGTCTTGGTCGGCGTCGTAGGGCGTCTCCACCTCCAGCGCCTCGACCGGCGCCCAGCCGATCATCTCCGCGCCGGCGGCAACGTATTGCACATCGGCATAGCGCCGGTGGGCCTCGAAGCGGGCGCCCGCGACCGGCTTGGGGACATAGCTCTGCGGCAAGGCGAAGAGCCGGTCGCCCTCTATCTCGGTGCGGCGCTCGGGCAGCAGGGTCTCGGCGTGCAGTTCCAGGAACTCGAACGCCGGCCGCAACTCCTCCAGGGTGCTATAACGCCGCCAGTTCTTCAGTTGGTCAACGATCATGGGTCGTCCTCCCCAAGGGACTGCGAGTCATCAGGGCCGGGTCTGGACAGGAATCACACACAGGAACCGTAGAGTGCTCTCGCCCGTATTGACGAACTGGTGGGTTTCGCCGGGCGCGACCATCGCGGCGACCCCGGGGCGCAGGGGCAGGCGGCTGTCGGGCGCGGCGAGCTCGCCCTCGCCGTCGAGGATGAAGACCTCGTGCTCCCAGTCGTGGGAATGCATCGGCGTGTTACCGCCGGGCGCGACCTCGAACATGCGCATGATGAACGTCGGCGCGCGCTGCTCCGGGCCGATGAGCACGCGCATGGTCACACCCTGCGCGCCCTCCATCTCCATCGCCTGCGGTTGGATGCTATCGGGGTCAATCACCTGCATCACACTTGTCCTTCATCCGTCGGTGCCACTTCGTCCAACGTGAGAAGATAGTCGTGGTATCGGCGTGTGAAGACGCCCACGCGAGACTCGCCGTCAGTTGCCATACCAGCCGCGCGCACCGTGATCGCGTATTCCTGCAACCGCGGACAGCCGAGTTCCTCCCAGCGCCGCGCAATCGCCCGAAAGCGTTCCAATACCTGCCTCCCCCCAACCGCCGTGAGGGCGTGTTCGGCAGTCAGCGCACAAGCCTGGCGCGCCGCGGTATCGGCGATCCCTGTCGCCATGCCGTGATGTGCTACCAGGTGCTCATCGGGGGTCAAGTTGGCCAGCATGAACATGACAAACGAATATCCGTGATCGCGTCCCTCAACCGAGACCGGCAGGCGAAAACCCAACTGCGCTTGCTCAGGACTTAGGGCAAGCGCTTCCGCCATGTCCATGATGCGCGGCAGCGTCGGCGGCGGCAACAGCTCGCTTGTGCAATTCACGAAGTAGATCAGACGCGTGAAGTGCCCGCGCAACTCGCCTTCCGTGCGCCGTACGAGCAACGTGGGGTCACCGGCGGGCGCAAAGTGAAGCGGGAACAGGACGGTACCGTCCTTCGTGACTTGCTCCACCCAGGCCGGCGCCAGGTCATTGCACCCGCAGGTGACGATGATTGCGTCGTAAGGCGCTCCGGGGACATAGCCCTTCGCGCCGTC is a genomic window of Armatimonadota bacterium containing:
- a CDS encoding YhcH/YjgK/YiaL family protein encodes the protein MIVDQLKNWRRYSTLEELRPAFEFLELHAETLLPERRTEIEGDRLFALPQSYVPKPVAGARFEAHRRYADVQYVAAGAEMIGWAPVEALEVETPYDADQDIAVYAQPARYTPIALSAGCFAVFYPEDAHMPGCRLDSDDPVRKIVVKVALLP
- a CDS encoding cupin domain-containing protein, whose amino-acid sequence is MQVIDPDSIQPQAMEMEGAQGVTMRVLIGPEQRAPTFIMRMFEVAPGGNTPMHSHDWEHEVFILDGEGELAAPDSRLPLRPGVAAMVAPGETHQFVNTGESTLRFLCVIPVQTRP
- a CDS encoding methyltransferase domain-containing protein — protein: MTSQVSVPDYRHFVNRLADELVANGAVVSAPVEAAFRKVPRHLFIDRAKAWFDEGKEWRGVVCDHQHPDPQVLDRIYRNDVIQISDSATSSEPGCMAWMLEDLGLRPRMKVLEVGTGSGYNAALLAEIVGDPSLVYSVEVDEQLARSAKRHLEEAGYHDATVVTGDGAKGYVPGAPYDAIIVTCGCNDLAPAWVEQVTKDGTVLFPLHFAPAGDPTLLVRRTEGELRGHFTRLIYFVNCTSELLPPPTLPRIMDMAEALALSPEQAQLGFRLPVSVEGRDHGYSFVMFMLANLTPDEHLVAHHGMATGIADTAARQACALTAEHALTAVGGRQVLERFRAIARRWEELGCPRLQEYAITVRAAGMATDGESRVGVFTRRYHDYLLTLDEVAPTDEGQV